One window of Raphanus sativus cultivar WK10039 unplaced genomic scaffold, ASM80110v3 Scaffold0309, whole genome shotgun sequence genomic DNA carries:
- the LOC108847802 gene encoding 18.1 kDa class I heat shock protein codes for MSLVPSLFGGRRSNVFDPFSLDAWDPFEGFFTPSALANASGATARDIAAFSNARVDWKETPEAHVFKADMPGLKKEEVKVEVEDKNILQISGERSKENEEKNDKWHRVERASGKFMRRFKLPENAKMEEVKATMENGVLTVTVPKAPEKKPEVKSIDISG; via the coding sequence ATGTCTCTTGTTCCAAGCCTTTTCGGAGGACGCAGATCAAACGTTTTCGATCCGTTCTCACTAGACGCATGGGATCCTTTTGAAGGGTTCTTCACTCCTTCCGCGTTAGCAAACGCATCTGGTGCAACCGCTCGTGACATTGCAGCGTTTTCAAACGCGAGAGTGGACTGGAAGGAGACGCCGGAGGCACACGTGTTCAAAGCGGATATGCCGGGgctgaaaaaagaagaagtgaagGTGGAGGTTGAAGACAAGAACATACTTCAGATCAGCGGGGAGAGGAGCAAGGAGAACGAGGAGAAGAACGACAAGTGGCACCGTGTGGAGAGGGCAAGCGGGAAGTTTATGAGGAGGTTTAAGTTGCCCGAGAATGCCAAGATGGAGGAGGTGAAGGCGACGATGGAGAACGGTGTGCTTACTGTTACGGTGCCGAAAGCGCCTGAGAAGAAGCCTGAAGTCAAGTCTATTGATATCTCTGGCTAA